The DNA window ACCTGAATGTCAGTGTCAGTGCACCCTAAACTGCTCAGGCAGCAGAGGGTAATGCTGAAAATGATCTCTTACCTTAGTGAATAATGCTAAGTTGCTCTGTAAAATATGACGTGCAACATCTTTATCCAGACCATCCAGGAAAGGAGGATATTTCATCATCTGTGTGATACAGAGAATCATACTCAATAAAAGAGCTTCTATTTACAAAATGATGTTTAAATAACAGCATTTTAAGTGTCTCTTACCATAGGAATTACCCATCCAAATTCACAGTTATTTACTCCTATTATGTATGGAACTGCATTGGTTGATTTTTCAGATAGTAATTCCCTGGGACTCTTTGGAAAAAACACACCATCTACACATGCactgatgaaaaagaaatcctgaacaaaaagggaaaaaagaaaccttcATTAATACATCAATTTTGCCTCTAAAAGAAGTTCAGATTTAACTGCAGTTCCTTAGTGAAGCCCAATGAAAAATACAAGGAGTAATGGTAAAGCCATCTTAACATTTGTTCTGACAGATATTCTGCACTAGGCAGGAGATTCTGTGAAGATTAACATTATAGTTCTAATGGTTGTGAAACCAAAGTCATTATGTTGAATTTACATCTTTTCTTAGTTCAGTATGGCCATGGGTGTGTGGAACAGTGGGGACAAACAACTTGTGTATTCAAAGGCCTAAGTTTCATAAGCATTGTGATAAGAGCTTTTAAGTAGGACATAATATATGATTTGATTTTCAGGATCTCCAGAATAATCTGtgccattttctcttccttgccCTGACAGAGCACGACAGCAAACCACAGGTAGCTCCAAGTGCATGCAGAATGGAAGGGCAGGAACCTGTTTGCACTTGTCAGGCGAGGGttcagtgcagagctgcagtgttGTCATGTCCTGAAAAAGTGAAGAAAGTCAGATTTTACATCCACTTCAGGTTCTCCTAATATTACAGCATGCAAGGAGTATTGTCTGTTATGAAGAAGTCTGAGAAGTCATTTAAATGCAAGAAGTATCATTTCACCTACCATTTTCAGTGTTATCTGTACTAattcttcttctgtttttcctctcaagCATTCAACCATTGCAGCTGAACTGGATTTTTCAcagccagagacagcagcaATTTTCTGCAAGCAGTGAAAACAGACAGTTTTGGACACATTTGCTCTGTCTGGCTCGGTGAGACACGGAGTCCAGTGGGAGCAGCCCAAGCTCCTGCACAAAGTAGCTGGAGTCTGGCttgtcccagctccagagggaggGCACTGGAAGCCCTCACAGTCCTTCATACCACAGGCTTGGCAGAAGGAGAAAACCTCTGCCAAAACCCTCCAGGTTTTTTTTGATACAGAAATATTCTAAGATGCTACTGGTCAATAACAGGCTGGGCTGAGAAGGCTGGGTAATGTTGCGATATTTTCTTAGCCTTCTGAGGTGGAGTCTTCTCAggcttgtaacataaacaagtgGTTGTTTttcgcattcctctctgatgagggacaattgATTAACTTCTAGactggccagtgggatggagaggcggtaacctcattctccaatccctggtcattgtccagaatctgtATAAACGAGGTAATCAAAATAAAGTAGCCTTCTTTTGTTCTGGACAACTTGAGTGTGAGTATCTCTTCTCTTTGTGTCCCCGAGCGACAGGGTGACATAAAGGAGTTAGAGAATAAACCATGTGCAGGGTAACAGAGAGCACATTCTACCACTCTTGGTGATGTCTTTTTGGCTGGAGCAACAGCTGTCATTAGAGAGAGCTGTCTCTTTTATGTCTCAGCATCAGCAtcaggaggggaagaggagcgTATTCAAGAGTCTGATACCATTTTCCAGCCAAAAATTACAGGTTGACCTTTCTTGAAGACACTACATGTTAAGATATTCCTTTACATTTCAGGCCTCTCTCTTTGTGGATATTTGGGTGTTTGAAAGACAACACATCATTAAACATGTACTATTTGCAACCAAAAATACTGTCTTTAAtggctgtgttttgtttcacaagaaaaaaccccatgtttCTATATTTTAGACAGAACAGTTTAGGATATGCAAAGCTTTCTGGAAAAAGTAATTCAAATTCCCACAAATACCGACCTGTGCATCCTCGTTAGGCTGGTCAGTGAACAAGCCCATGGTTGCAGTACCACTCTCTGAAATGGCTTTGTGGAACAAGCCCTTGGCCAGGGGAGATAAGACCTGTGAAAAAGCAAGAACAAGCATGACAAGCACCGCGCTCTCCCAAGTGACTGCGGATTTCAGTATCAGCAGTGGCCATTTGGAAGATTTTGAAAGCCCATGTGGTAAGAGTGTTCTTGTGTAGCCTCTGACCATAGTCCAGCTGTGCAAAGGGCTTTGGCAGCGCTCGCAGGGATGAGGAGTTCAGCTGCCTTTCCCCTCCCACTGCACTTTGCTTCCAGCGCTGGACGGCACCGCACTGCGAGCCAGGTGCAGACTGAATGTGCCCAAGGCAgtctggctctgctgcaggagggcaATAAAGAGCTTTTGGCCAGAGGAAACTGGGGATTGTACCCCATGAACAATGAACCCTGCTTCGGCTGTGTGATCGGACCAAAGTGTGCGTGAGGGACTGGAGAAGGAGAGCGTCACCGCCAACGTGCTCCATGTTGAAGCAGAGATTTTACACAATCGCTGGGTCACAAACTGCAGGGCTGCTTCAGCTATCAGGACTATTCACCTCCATCAATCTGCACAAGTGACTGTCAAAGCAAACATAGAATGGGCAAGAGTCCACAACTCCTCTTAGAGGACTTTCCTCATGAGATTAGACTTTGAGGGTGTTttacattgaaaaaaaccccaaaccaagcaGAATATGATTCAGCAGATGAGTAATAACCTTTTGTTACTTAACTACAACATTGGAGTATGAAAATGACACACTTTTATCAATCAAAATCTGTATTGTTTTGCTGTATATTGCCTTGCTGTAGTATCAAAGATGCAGGTGATGTGTCACTGTATCACCGTTCTTTTCTCTCGCTGACTTCTCATGCAGACAGTGAAAATGCATGGAGGGTTTTTCCCCCCTAAGTAATTAAAACTCAGTATGTATTACTGTGAACTTACAAGAGCAGAAACACTGATTCCTCCTGCAGATTCTCCAAAGATAGTGACAGATCCTGGATCTCCTCCAAAATGCATGATATTTTCCTGAATCCACCGAAGAGCCGCAACTTGGTCTAAATATCCCCAGTTACCTCGGGCGTGCTCATcaccagtgctgcagggagagaagagaTTTGTTTAAATGCTCAATGGAAGcaaaaaggcagaggaagatACAATCTGTGGTGTGAGAAATTGTTGTGTTCCATCTGCCATTCTCTACACAGAACTTCTCTACACAACTGACAAATGAATGTCTTGGAAAGCCCCGAGGCTGGAGCAGCAAGCCCACAAGAACAGGTCTGGAAGCTGCCTTGGGACTGGAAATTGTCCCCAATGCTTGCAGATGCAgttcagaaatgtttctttgcATGAGCAAGTCTTCTGCACTTTCCTTTATAAAAGCTTTGCACACATCACTTAGGAAAAACTGAGATCAACCATCTTACCTAAAATATCCAGCAACACCTAGTCTGTACTGAATTGTTACAACCACCACGTTGTCAAAGGCTGCTAATGCTGAGCCATCATAAGATGAAGCTGCTCCAAAAACTAATCCACCTCCATGGATCCATACTAAGacctggaaagagaaaaataggatCAACCCAGCACAGGTATGAGCTCCCAGTGATACAAATTATGTACAACCCAAGATGTAATATTTTGTGCTGTTTCACTTCTGATTTGCTCAGATTACATTTCACAAGTTGTAAAAATCTTTCAAATCTAAGGCCTGCAGGTCTACAAAATGGCATTGATTTTGTTAAATACCTACACTGTGTCAGTGCCCTGTGACTTTGGACAGATCATTTCGATTCAATCAAGCCCCGCTTAGCTGAAACGCCAATACAGTTTTACTTGCAAAATAGGATTTTGTgtctctttttaatttcagctgatATTTGCTGGGGCAAAGCAAGTAAGTTGGTCATCACTAGAAAACTGCCCCTGTGTGTCTGCTCATGGCAGAGCTTGGAGGTTTGCTGTCAGATAATTTTGCTCAAGGTGGTATAAGGATTTTGCTTACAGGCAGcttctcctgttttcctgtAGAAACGGGTGTGTACACATTTAGGTACAAGCAATCCTCAGACACTTGGAGAGgaactttctcttttctgttggTAATAATGTCTGAAAAATACTGTCCTTGTACTTGGTCCTGTAGACACCTGAATAAATGAGAAAGTAACAAGCAATAGAATTAACTAAAACCTGAAAGCTATGAAGACAAGCTTTTTTGTACTTCCACAACAAAGTGCCAACCCGAAACTGATCTCTAGCACGTTTCTAGATTGGTAGACACTACaaacacaatatttttttgcttttaatatatttctttcctttgcccTGTCATTACTGAGatctgtaaaaataaaggcaCTGCAGTACACAGTGACATAGagatacaattttgcatgttTGAAGATATCACAGAACTATATCAGCAAATAAATATGGCTATAAATTACTTCAACAAAAATATGAATTAACCATTTTACACCTCCAATACCTTTTAATGCTGCAATGGTAGATATTAGGCTTGAGACACTAAACAAGGGCAATGGGACAACGGGAGCGAGACATTTACAACGTAGACTAGAATTGCTCTGCATTTCTTAGGTGCCCTTTTGAGCACTTGACTCAGCATTTTTCCCCTAATGTTGTATTCCTGTGTTTCCTCAGcttctttctgtctctgctcCAAAGGTTTATAGTGATTGGTAAGTGATGGCCACTGCTCCTGAGCCAGAGCATTATCTGTAAAGTGCTGTTCCATCTCAGTTCATCGCTGATGCCCTGAAACAGCAGCTTTTGGCTAGGAGCAGCTCACAGGGTGTCTTTAGAAATGCATCCACTGCAACAGCTGCTGGTGCAACGCGAGGGCATCGAGGAATTTATCTTTGTGGACGGCCCTGCGTGTACATCAGTGTCATGGAATTGCACAGAGTGTAACATTTGTAAAGGGTCAGTGGTTTTACATTGCCTTACATTGGTGGGTAGGAAGTGGCATCTCTGACACCTTCCCACGGCTCAGGTGGCTGGGGCTCAGAAAACCTCAGTGATCCAACCGGAGGCTTGGCAAAAGGAAGTCCCAAAAAGACATTTACAGTCCTCTCAGCTGTGTCCACTTTGAATTGGTACCCTCGGACTGTCCCATATTTGGTCTCCGCTTCTGGTTGTTCTGTGGGACGGGAGCACAAAAGCACCTAATTGGTCTGCTTGTAAGTAATTGCTAGATTTGCTACTTAAGTATACACCTTTTGTCTACTTAAACAAGGAGTTTTTATACATAAAGCTTCAACAAACTCTAGTCAGTTTTAACAGTTCACTATTCTAATCTGCTATTCTATTTTACTaatttatgaatttattttactgatttGATTACTAGTGCTTGTTCATTTAAATTTTAGATTTACTAATTTATTCTAACACGCGTTTATTATACCTTTATTAAATCAGTGTAGCTGACATTGTTTCAGCCTTCATTTTGATTGGTCTGTAGGTACCATCTCCTTCAGGTGTGTAATATGTATTGTCTTACCACACACGCATTAGTGGTTGCATAGAGATCTTAATCTCTTTTTTGCCCTGAGTTGTTAGATAAGAACCCAATAGATTGCTCtcattaagaaaagaaaatgatcAGAGAAAATACATTCCAGACCCTCGATAGTATGTGAGCCCAAAGAAAAAGCTTCA is part of the Hirundo rustica isolate bHirRus1 chromosome 11, bHirRus1.pri.v3, whole genome shotgun sequence genome and encodes:
- the LOC120757659 gene encoding fatty acyl-CoA hydrolase precursor, medium chain-like; the protein is MAAARDTALLAWILFVGGTALVATEQPEAETKYGTVRGYQFKVDTAERTVNVFLGLPFAKPPVGSLRFSEPQPPEPWEGVRDATSYPPMCLQDQVQGQYFSDIITNRKEKVPLQVSEDCLYLNVYTPVSTGKQEKLPVLVWIHGGGLVFGAASSYDGSALAAFDNVVVVTIQYRLGVAGYFSTGDEHARGNWGYLDQVAALRWIQENIMHFGGDPGSVTIFGESAGGISVSALVLSPLAKGLFHKAISESGTATMGLFTDQPNEDAQKIAAVSGCEKSSSAAMVECLRGKTEEELVQITLKMDMTTLQLCTEPSPDKCKQDFFFISACVDGVFFPKSPRELLSEKSTNAVPYIIGVNNCEFGWVIPMMMKYPPFLDGLDKDVARHILQSNLALFTKGITSEVVDRVYKEYMGDAESPAQVRDGLLDAMGDLYFVISSVEVARHHRDAGHPVYFYEFQHRTSSMEGLVPEFVKADHGAEIAFVFGKPFLAGGATKEENQLSRTVMRYWTNFAKNGNPNGEGLVHWPQYDLEEKYLGIDLEQKAAEKLKQHRMEFWAQFVQQNQTRRRKHTDL